In a single window of the Neodiprion virginianus isolate iyNeoVirg1 chromosome 1, iyNeoVirg1.1, whole genome shotgun sequence genome:
- the LOC124310192 gene encoding fibroin heavy chain-like — MKAFIALLALVSVAVATPRERRSVWGGAHGVAVGLAGPVLGGASVAGPHLGPASLAGPVVGPARVSGAVAGPAHLSGSVAGPAVVTGSVAGPTWVDGGWDGAWGHGWNGAAGWAGAGYGLGAGHGAVLAGPAVHGAVLAGPVGHGAVISGPHAGAAAVSGPNAGSAVISGPSGTISTHGAGYGAGVHAGLGHGWAGHGHW, encoded by the exons ATGAAAGCCTTC ATCGCCCTCCTCGCCCTCGTCTCCGTGGCCGTCGCGACGCCTCGTGAACGTCGGAGTGTCTGGGGTGGCGCCCACGGCGTCGCGGTTGGTCTGGCTGGGCCAGTCCTTGGCGGTGCTTCGGTCGCGGGGCCTCATCTGGGCCCCGCATCTCTCGCCGGGCCCGTCGTCGGTCCCGCTCGTGTTTCCGGAGCTGTTGCCGGCCCCGCTCACCTCTCCGGCAGCGTCGCCGGGCCCGCGGTTGTCACCGGGTCCGTCGCTGGTCCCACCTGGGTTGACGGAGGCTGGGACGGAGCCTGGGGTCACGGATGGAACGGAGCTGCCGGATGGGCTGGTGCAG GATACGGACTTGGAGCTGGACACGGGGCTGTTTTGGCTGGGCCTGCGGTCCATGGAGCGGTTCTAGCTGGCCCAGTTGGTCACGGAGCGGTGAtttctgggccgcacgcggGCGCGGCTGCGGTCTCTGGACCCAACGCTGGGTCTGCGGTTATCTCGGGACCTTCTGGCACCATCTCCACCCATGGCGCCGGATACGGAGCTGGAGTCCATGCTGGACTAGGCCATGGATGGGCTGGCCATGGTCACTGGTGA
- the LOC124310191 gene encoding glycine-rich cell wall structural protein-like, producing the protein MKAFIVFACLAVATARAGIAHGPVISYGGHGGGHGAGIALVSGGHGGLGGGYGGYGGGYAGHGGAGLSGGLAAGAGTAASLQGGASSLGSGGLGASYAAGAAAAAGAAGVQQIVSGGVTGGRSDIGPAEGPKANVGPQSGPSDLVGPQEGAKSIGGPRTGPSSLVGPAAGPSTLVGPSQGTATLVGPSQATANLVGPSYGGVAFYAGSGGINGDDGSSGSAAAAAPGGLGGAGIALGGGGGFGLGGGYGGPGAIAVVGGGPGIAGGIGGHDAGVAVINGPSGAIHAGLGSHGAIIPAPVSIGHGKW; encoded by the exons ATGAAGGCCTTT ATTGTGTTCGCCTGTCTGGCAGTGGCGACAGCTCGCGCCGGCATCGCCCACGGACCAGTCATCTCCTACGGTGGACACGGCGGCGGCCACGGTGCCGGCATCGCCCTCGTCAGCGGCGGACACGGAGGCCTTGGTGGAGGCTACGGAGGCTACGGAGGCGGATACGCCGGACACGGAGGCGCCGGTCTCAGCGGCGGACTCGCAGCCGGAGCCGGTACCGCAGCTTCTCTCCAAGGCGGAGCCTCAAGCTTGGGAAGCGGTGGTCTAGGAGCCAGCTACGCGGCCGGAGCAGCGGCCGCTGCTGGCGCTGCGGGAGTTCAACAGATCGTCTCTGGTG GAGTGACCGGTGGTAGGTCCGACATCGGACCCGCGGAGGGACCCAAGGCCAACGTCGGACCCCAGAGCGGACCGTCCGACCTCGTCGGACCCCAGGAGGGAGCCAAATCCATCGGTGGACCCCGTACCGGACCCTCAAGCCTCGTAGGACCCGCCGCCGGACCCTCGACCCTGGTAGGACCATCCCAGGGAACCGCCACCCTCGTAGGACCATCCCAGGCGACCGCTAACCTGGTCGGACCCAGCTACGGCGGAGTCGCCTTCTACGCCGGATCCGGTGGAATCAACGGTGACGACGGTAGCTCCGGctccgccgccgccgccgctccCGGAGGTCTTGGAGGCGCTG GTATCGCCCTTGGCGGAGGTGGCGGTTTCGGACTCGGCGGAGGATACGGAGGACCCGGTGCCATCGCCGTCGTCGGCGGAGGCCCAGGAATCGCCGGTGGAATCGGCGGCCACGACGCCGGAGTCGCCGTGATCAACGGACCCTCCGGAGCCATCCACGCCGGACTCGGTTCCCACGGAGCCATCATCCCGGCCCCAGTTTCCATCGGTCACGGCAAGTGGTAG
- the LOC124310194 gene encoding dirigent protein 10-like has product MRFFAAITALLAILATATAAPSGLWGAHGVALGGPVLGPAALAGPVVGPARVSGPVDGGALVSGAIAGPAVVTGSVAGPAVVSGWGAPVLGWGAGHGVAGAALHGAVSAPAVVAGPSGSIVVGPAGHGGIAQGWAGHW; this is encoded by the exons ATGCGTTTCTTCGCCGCGATCACCGCCCTCCTCGCCATTTTGGCCACGGCCACAGCCGCTCCTTCCGGTCTCTGGGGCGCCCACGGCGTCGCCCTTGGGGGCCCGGTCCTAGGGCCGGCAGCACTGGCGGGGCCAGTCGTGGGCCCAGCGCGGGTTTCCGGCCCCGTTGACGGCGGTGCCCTCGTTTCCGGTGCCATCGCCGGACCAGCCGTCGTGACCGGAAGTGTCGCTGGTCCCGCAGTCGTTTCTGGATGGGGAGCGCCGGTCCTCGGATGGGGAG CCGGACACGGTGTCGCAGGGGCCGCACTTCACGGCGCAGTTTCGGCACCGGCGGTCGTCGCAGGACCATCTGGCAGCATCGTCGTCGGGCCTGCCGGACACGGTGGTATTGCCCAGGGGTGGGCGGGACATTGGTGA